Genomic window (Nitrospirales bacterium LBB_01):
CAAAGTTTGGGCTTCAAACAGAACAGCGTAAGCAGCAAAAGCAGGTTGATTACAAAGACACAGAGAAAGTTCTCACCGGTGCGTATCTGCTTTTGGTTGAAGACAATGCAGTTAATCAAGAACTGGCTCTGGAAATTTTACAATCGGCTGGAATGCGTGTTGATGTTGCAGAAAACGGAGTTCAGGCAATAGAAAAAATCGGGCAGGCCGACTATGACGGAGTGCTGATGGATTGTCAGATGCCTGTAATGGACGGCTTTGAAGCCACGCGCAAAATCAGACAAGAACCACGTTTTTCAGATATTCCAATTCTTGCCATGACAGCCAACGCAATGGAGGGTGATAAGGAAAAGTGCATCGCAAGCGGTATGAATGACCATATTTCAAAACCAATAGATATAGCGCAATTATTTAACACATTGGCTCGCTGGATTAAACCAAAACCGACGGCTGTAACCACAGACACACCGGTTGATATGGAACTTCTTGTCATAGACCTGAGAAAACTTGAAAGCCTGCTTGCCGAGGACGACTCCGAATCGGTTGATGCGATGAACAACGTAATAGACAGGCTTAAAGCTATAGGATATAGTGACGCAGCAAAAAATGTGCAGGCAAGTATCTCTACGTTTGATTTTGAAGATGCTTTGGTTAAGCTCAAAGAAGTGCTTAAAACTATAGAGGCGTTTGTCTGATGAGGCTAAAGTATTTCATTACTGCATTTCTGCTGCTTACCGTAACAGCGTTTGTTCAAAACGTCTCATCGGAGGTTGCGTCAGATAACACAACACTTGAACTGACCTCGGAGGAAACAGCATTTCTTAAATCACTTAAACAGGTGCGGTTGGGGGTGGATTCGTCTCGTCCGCCGTTTGAGTTTATTGATGAGAAGGGAGTTTATTCAGGCATAACAGCGGGCTTTATAGAGTACTGTACAAAACGTCTTGGAATAAACATTGTTTTGGTCAAAGGGCTAAACGTGGGAGCCGCTATGAAAAAACTGCAAGACGGCGAAATTGACGTAATTCCCAAAATCTCCCCTAACCCGCAGCGTGCCAAAAGTATTTTATTTACAAAGCCGTATGCCACGTTTGCCTCAGTTATTGTTACCCGTCAAAATGTCAGATACATAAGCGGAGTGGACAACCTTGAGGGACTTAAAGTTGGAGTGTTAAAAGGTTTAATTGTTGAGAGCAGTATGAAGCGCGACTATCCGGCGCTGCCTTTGGTATCGCTCCCTGATGTCCGCTCAGCTCTTCTTGAGCTTTCCTCTGGAAATATTGACGTCTATATAGATAACATGGCAATGGTCTCTTATAACATAGACAGACTTGGTCTTAATAATCTTAAAATTGCAGCTCAAACACCTTATGTCTATGATATGGCGTTTGGAGTCAGGAAAGACTGGCCTCTGTTAGCCTCCGCTCTTGATAAGGCTTTAGCAAGCATATCTAAACAAGAGCAGGCTGCTATAACAGGGCGGTGGCTTACTGTTGAGTACCATCCGGGAGTTAACTGGAGGTTTATTGGCCCAACTTTAGCTGCGCTGCTTATAATAATCGCTTTTGTCGCTATCTGGAACCGGAGGCTAAGAGCGGCAGTGTCAGAACGGGAAACTATCCAACGTCAACTTAAAGAATATGCCGATGAACTTGAGTCAACCTCAATGATTGAGCTTCAGGTTTCTATGATTTCCACACTGCTTCAAAAAACCGTGACTTATGAGGATTTGGCTTATCAGCTTCTCTCTAATGCGGCTCCGCTGATAGGTGCGGCTTATGGAATACTGTATATTTTTGATAAAGACAAAGATATACTCCGCTCTATAGGGAGCTATGGCTGCGTCGTAAAAGACAAGCGGTATGCCGTAGGGCAGGGACTTGTCGGACAATGCGCATTTGAGCAAAAAACGATTAACATATCCACCCCGTCCGATTCTGACATTATCATCAGCTGGGGAATTGATGACAGTTCTCCAAATAATATCATGATTGTACCAATCGTACAAACTTCAACCTTGCTTGGAGTAATAGAGCTGGCAGCCGTTACAAGTTTTAACGCTAATACTTCAGAGCTTCTTAACGAACTTATTCCCATAGTTGCTATGAATATTGAAATCCTCAACCGTAATATTAGGACAGAAAACCTGCTTCAGGCATCTCAGCAGTTAGCCGAAAAACTGAATTCCCATCAGAAAATACTTCAGGAGACTGAGGTCTGGTATCGCAGTATTATAGAGGCTGCCCCTGACGGAATAATTATAGTTAATCAGTCTGGACAGATTATTTTGACTAATTTTATGGCTGATAAAATATTTGGCTATGAGCACGATGAACTTATTGGTAAGACCATTGAAGTTTTAGTGCCTCCGGCCATTGCCGCATCACACGTAAGTAAACGAGATGGGTTTCTTAAAAGCAATGCTACACGACGGATTGGGGAGAGAGTACACGTCACCGGAGTGCGTAAGGATGGCACGGAGTTTCCTGTTGACTTAGGGCTTTCGCTGTTGGATGCCGACGGTACAAGGGATGTGTGCGCTTGTGCTACAGTCAAAGACATTACAAAAGCAAAACAGGCAGAGGACGAGCTGCGGCAGCATACGGAGGATCTTGAGAGGTTCAGCCGTCTTACAATAGACAGAGAGGAGAGAATGATTGAGCTTAAGGAGGAGGTTAATACACTACTTGCACAAATGAACCAGAGTAAAAAGTATAAGATAGTGTCATTAGAAACTGAAACAATTTTATGAGGGGGTAAAATAACATGTTTAAAGAAGAAAGAGAAGAACCAATGTTTGATTGGTCTATGATAGGGGACGTTAATGGGGGACGTCCAAATCTTGGAGCAACTATGGACGTAGCGGTTTACCGGCTTATGCAGTTTACTCTAAGAGATGTTATAATTCAGGAGTTTGACGTTAAAACCGCCGAGCGGGTTTTCTATAAAGCTGGGGAGTTGGCAGGACGCGAGCTTTTTAAGGCAGCCGTTACACAAAAGACTGATTTTAACGCTTTCGTTAAGGAACTGCAAGAACTCCTTGTCAAGCTTAAAATAGGCGTCTTAAGGATAGAAGAAGCAGATATGAACAAAATGGAATTTACTCTAACTGTGGCCGAAGACCTTGACTGCTCCGGACTTCCCGTATGTGAAGAGACCATATGCACTTATGACGAGGGATTTATCAGTGGTCTTCTGTTGGAGTTTTCCGGCAAGAAGTTTGATGTAAAAGAAACCGACTGCTGGTGCTCTGGTGACAGGGTGTGCCGCTTTAAGGTTAAGCCGGCAGCGTAAGAAAAATGCTGCAAGTTAATGAAGACGATATAGACAGGGTAACCGCCGTGTTTGCCGCAATTTTAAATGGCAAAAAACCGGATACCATTGTACTGCCTCATGACTACCCTGACAACGAAATCAGGCAGATGACCGATTACATCAACAGGTTTATTGACGAATATAATGAAACTACTGAAACGGTATATCAATTATCAAACGGAGAGATTAACTTTGAGTCTCTTAAGGGGAAAACTAAGATATCACAATCTCTAAAAGCTCTGCAAGCAAGCCTAAAGCATCTGACATGGACTACAAAGCAAATCGCCAACGGCGATTTTGGCCATAAGGTTGATTTTATGGGTGAGTTTTCTGAGGCATTTAACAGTATGGCAGAGCAGTTGGACAACGCCTTTAAGGAAAGAGTGAAAACTATGGAAAAACTTCAAAGTCAGGTTGTTGAGCTTAGGAAAGCTCAAAGAGCGATGTTAAACATTTTGGAGGACCTAAAGGAGGCCAAGTCAGATACAAAATAAAATAGTCTTAACCATTTGTAAGAAAATAACTTTTTAACAAGTTGAGTCCATCCTGTGCCTCTTTAACGGTTGATCCGGTTGCTGAAAAATAGTATTTAATTTTAGGCTCTGTTCCTGATGGCCTTATGGTTACAGATGAGCCGTCTTTGAAGTGGAAAGCAAGGACATTAGATTTCGGGAGTTCATCAAGTCCCTGTAAATAGTCCATAACAAGAGATAATTCCAGCTCATGAGGAATATTTTTTAAGCCGCTGCGATATGTCTGCATCAGTACCTCCATCTGCTCCATTCCCTCTTTTCCTTTCATCGTTACAGAGGAAAGTGTTTCAAGATAAACACCGTGTTTATCATAAATTTCATTTAGTCTCTCTAAAATAGAGCTGCCCTTTGACTTATAATATGATACCATCTCACAAATCAGACTTGCCGACACTACGGCATCCTTATCCCGTGCATAAGTTCCGCGCAAGTATCCGTAGGACTCCTCACAGCCAAAGATAAACACTGAGTCCGGATTTTTACGTATCCACTCCCCGATGTACTTAAAACCGGTCAGAACTGACACACACCTAACGCCGTAACTTACCGCAATTTTCTCTATCAGAGCGCTGGTTACAATTGTTTTAATAACGACTGAGTTTTTCGTATCAATAGAGCCGGCAAGCCCAGCCAATATGTAATCGGTAAGCAGCACTCCGACCTGATTTCCGTTTAGAAGGACAGTCCCCTTAGCGTCTATGTCCCTTACAGCTACGCCAATTCGGTCGCAATCGGGGTCTGTGGCAAGGGCAATTTCCGCTCCGGCTTTCTCCATAAGCGCAAGCGCCATCTTAAATCCCTCCGGCTCCTCCGGGTTAGGGGATGATACAGTAGGGAAATCACCATCCGGTTTATTTTGTTCATTAACTACGTGTATGTCAGTAAATCCAACTGTTTTCAACACCTGCGGAATGATAGCGTACCCAGCTCCATGAAGAGGCGTATAGACTATCTTTATGTTGTCTGCCACAGCTCTGACCGATTGTTTTAACACTTCTTTAATGTAGGCGCTGTCAATCTCAGAGCCGATTAGCTCAATTAATCCTGATTTAACAGCGCTGTTAAAGTCAGCGCCGGATTTAACCTCATTAACTGTATTTATCTTTCTTACCTCGCTAATTATGTTTTTATCATGCGGCGGGGTAATCTGTCCTCCGTCTTCAAAATAGACCTTATAGCCGTTATATTCAGGAGGGTTGTGGGAGGCAGTGATACAGACGCCAGCCTTTGCATTTTTGTGTCTTACGGCAAAAGACAACTCCGGCACCGGTCTTATAGCATCAAACAGATACGCTTTTATTCCGTTTGACGCAAGCACCACAGAGGTTTCCTCGGCAAATTTCAAGGAATTATTTCTGCTATCGTACCCAATAACAACGCCTCTTTCTGCGCCGTCAGCAAATGACAATATATAGTTGGCAAGGCCCTGAGTGGCCATTTTTACAGTGTAAACATTCATGCGGTTAGTGCCAGCGCCCATAACGCCTCTTAGTCCGCCAGTGCCAAAGTCCAAAGTTCTATAGAATCTATCCGTAAGCTCGGAAATATCCATGGCATCAATCAGTGCCTGAATCTCCTGCCTTGTATCATCATCAAAGACAGGCTCTGACGCCCACTTAGCAGCTAATTTAACAATTTCGCTCATATTATCCTATTGTACCATTTAATAAGCGCTTTTTCCTTTAAATACTGAATCTCTGCCTGCAATGGTTTCGTAGTCTGCTGTGAGATTATTATGTTCTACCAGTGATTTAAGCATTTCAAGGGCATCAGGGCCGTCGTCGTGATCATAGAGCGGATAGCGAATCAGCTGTTCTATAAGAGTTCTCTGGCTTTTCTTGAATCGTATCCAGCCGTTTTTTATCCACGGCTGTAGGGTTTGAATTCTTAGAAGTTTGTCGGCGCTTGACCTTATCTCCGTAACATTGAGTGTCAGATTCTGTCTATGTGCCTCTTTAATTAACGTGTCTTTAAAAAACTCCTGAAACTGAACAGATTCAACTCCAAAGACCTGAAAACGTTCCTTTTTGTGATACATTAAAATATCCTCGATTATTCTGTCTGGATGACGCCGTTCTATGTCGGCTATTGTGACATACATTATGCCGTTTATAAAACGTCCGCAGATTATTGCCGAGGGGTCGTGCCGTTTTGACTTTTTTCCCATCGAGGGATCAACAACCCCA
Coding sequences:
- a CDS encoding transporter substrate-binding domain-containing protein, with protein sequence MRLKYFITAFLLLTVTAFVQNVSSEVASDNTTLELTSEETAFLKSLKQVRLGVDSSRPPFEFIDEKGVYSGITAGFIEYCTKRLGINIVLVKGLNVGAAMKKLQDGEIDVIPKISPNPQRAKSILFTKPYATFASVIVTRQNVRYISGVDNLEGLKVGVLKGLIVESSMKRDYPALPLVSLPDVRSALLELSSGNIDVYIDNMAMVSYNIDRLGLNNLKIAAQTPYVYDMAFGVRKDWPLLASALDKALASISKQEQAAITGRWLTVEYHPGVNWRFIGPTLAALLIIIAFVAIWNRRLRAAVSERETIQRQLKEYADELESTSMIELQVSMISTLLQKTVTYEDLAYQLLSNAAPLIGAAYGILYIFDKDKDILRSIGSYGCVVKDKRYAVGQGLVGQCAFEQKTINISTPSDSDIIISWGIDDSSPNNIMIVPIVQTSTLLGVIELAAVTSFNANTSELLNELIPIVAMNIEILNRNIRTENLLQASQQLAEKLNSHQKILQETEVWYRSIIEAAPDGIIIVNQSGQIILTNFMADKIFGYEHDELIGKTIEVLVPPAIAASHVSKRDGFLKSNATRRIGERVHVTGVRKDGTEFPVDLGLSLLDADGTRDVCACATVKDITKAKQAEDELRQHTEDLERFSRLTIDREERMIELKEEVNTLLAQMNQSKKYKIVSLETETIL
- a CDS encoding 4-vinyl reductase, whose amino-acid sequence is MFKEEREEPMFDWSMIGDVNGGRPNLGATMDVAVYRLMQFTLRDVIIQEFDVKTAERVFYKAGELAGRELFKAAVTQKTDFNAFVKELQELLVKLKIGVLRIEEADMNKMEFTLTVAEDLDCSGLPVCEETICTYDEGFISGLLLEFSGKKFDVKETDCWCSGDRVCRFKVKPAA
- a CDS encoding HAMP domain-containing protein, encoding MLQVNEDDIDRVTAVFAAILNGKKPDTIVLPHDYPDNEIRQMTDYINRFIDEYNETTETVYQLSNGEINFESLKGKTKISQSLKALQASLKHLTWTTKQIANGDFGHKVDFMGEFSEAFNSMAEQLDNAFKERVKTMEKLQSQVVELRKAQRAMLNILEDLKEAKSDTK
- a CDS encoding phospho-sugar mutase; this translates as MSEIVKLAAKWASEPVFDDDTRQEIQALIDAMDISELTDRFYRTLDFGTGGLRGVMGAGTNRMNVYTVKMATQGLANYILSFADGAERGVVIGYDSRNNSLKFAEETSVVLASNGIKAYLFDAIRPVPELSFAVRHKNAKAGVCITASHNPPEYNGYKVYFEDGGQITPPHDKNIISEVRKINTVNEVKSGADFNSAVKSGLIELIGSEIDSAYIKEVLKQSVRAVADNIKIVYTPLHGAGYAIIPQVLKTVGFTDIHVVNEQNKPDGDFPTVSSPNPEEPEGFKMALALMEKAGAEIALATDPDCDRIGVAVRDIDAKGTVLLNGNQVGVLLTDYILAGLAGSIDTKNSVVIKTIVTSALIEKIAVSYGVRCVSVLTGFKYIGEWIRKNPDSVFIFGCEESYGYLRGTYARDKDAVVSASLICEMVSYYKSKGSSILERLNEIYDKHGVYLETLSSVTMKGKEGMEQMEVLMQTYRSGLKNIPHELELSLVMDYLQGLDELPKSNVLAFHFKDGSSVTIRPSGTEPKIKYYFSATGSTVKEAQDGLNLLKSYFLTNG